From the Hyphomicrobium sp. ghe19 genome, one window contains:
- the gltX gene encoding glutamate--tRNA ligase has translation MTPRVRFAPSPTGRLHIGNIRTATLNWLFARKHGGSFLLRLDDTDTVRSTEEFAAAIRDDLTWLGLTWSDFARQQDRTDRYDEAAAALKASGALYPCFETEEELDRRRKRQLAMHRPPIYDRAALKLTPEEIAAKIAAGGKPHWRFRLPNTSEGRGLTPQPTLISWNDLIRGDQSVDLGSLSDPVLIRGDGTYLYTFTSVIDDIDFAITHIVRGEDHVTNTGVQMAIFEAAGATPPAFGHHSLLVGADGQALSKRLGALSIQSFRDEGLEPMAVLCHAALVGTSDAIEPLQSRDELAAKLDFSKISTAPGRFDVAELKVLNSKLLHTLEFAAVAERLRAAGIEGREDFWNAVRGNLETFADAGTWWNVVAGDIEPVIEDSKLTVAAASVLPDAPWSENTWSEWTAAVKAKTGAKGRALFHPLRLALTGLEAGPELKTLLPLMGRDRVLARLAGKRA, from the coding sequence ATGACACCCCGCGTCCGCTTCGCACCGAGCCCAACAGGGCGGCTCCATATCGGCAACATCCGGACAGCAACGCTCAACTGGCTCTTCGCCAGGAAGCACGGCGGCAGCTTCCTGCTGCGCCTCGATGATACCGACACGGTACGCTCGACGGAGGAATTCGCCGCCGCAATCCGCGATGATCTGACTTGGCTCGGCCTGACCTGGAGCGATTTCGCGCGCCAGCAGGACCGGACGGACCGCTACGATGAAGCCGCAGCTGCGCTCAAAGCCTCAGGCGCGCTCTATCCATGTTTCGAGACCGAAGAGGAACTCGACCGCCGCCGCAAGCGTCAGCTCGCGATGCACCGGCCGCCCATCTACGACCGCGCCGCGCTGAAGCTGACGCCGGAAGAGATCGCCGCCAAAATCGCAGCCGGCGGGAAGCCGCACTGGCGCTTCAGGCTTCCGAACACCTCCGAAGGGCGCGGGCTCACACCGCAGCCGACGCTCATTTCCTGGAACGACCTGATCCGCGGCGATCAGTCGGTCGATCTCGGCTCGCTGTCGGATCCGGTGCTGATCCGCGGCGACGGAACGTACCTCTACACGTTCACGAGCGTCATCGACGACATCGACTTCGCGATCACGCACATCGTACGCGGCGAAGATCACGTGACGAACACGGGCGTGCAGATGGCGATCTTCGAAGCGGCGGGCGCAACGCCCCCCGCATTCGGCCATCACTCGTTGCTCGTCGGCGCCGATGGTCAGGCGCTGTCGAAACGCCTCGGCGCCCTTTCCATCCAAAGCTTCCGCGACGAAGGCCTCGAGCCGATGGCGGTACTCTGCCATGCAGCGCTCGTCGGCACGTCGGATGCGATCGAGCCGTTGCAGTCACGCGATGAACTCGCAGCCAAGCTCGATTTCTCGAAAATCTCGACGGCCCCCGGACGCTTCGATGTCGCCGAGCTGAAGGTCTTGAACAGCAAGCTGCTGCATACGCTCGAATTCGCAGCGGTCGCGGAGCGTCTGCGTGCCGCCGGCATCGAAGGCCGCGAGGACTTCTGGAATGCCGTCCGCGGCAACCTCGAGACCTTCGCCGACGCCGGCACATGGTGGAACGTGGTCGCGGGTGACATCGAGCCGGTGATCGAAGATTCGAAGTTGACCGTCGCAGCCGCGAGCGTCTTGCCGGATGCGCCGTGGAGTGAGAACACCTGGTCGGAATGGACGGCCGCCGTCAAAGCGAAGACGGGCGCCAAGGGCCGGGCCCTGTTCCATCCGCTGCGGCTCGCCTTGACCGGTCTCGAAGCCGGGCCGGAACTAAAGACGCTCTTGCCACTGATGGGCCGCGACCGCGTCCTCGCCCGCCTCGCAGGCAAACGCGCTTAA
- a CDS encoding HAD family hydrolase encodes MQGWTIVFDLDGTLIDTAPDLAEATNHVLATLGLDRINELEIRPFVGHGALAMIEGAVKAHGRKLSQRELHDLFEVFIVYYSAHIADYSVPYPHVIATLEGLKARGATLAVCTNKMEAQARAVLKTMKLDHYFSALTGRDSLGAYKPDPRHLTGTIALAGGRPETSIMIGDSETDIKTAKAASIPVVAVSFGYSVDPVASFGPDAIIDDYRHLPRAIETFLGTSVST; translated from the coding sequence ATGCAGGGCTGGACCATCGTCTTCGACCTTGACGGCACGCTCATCGATACCGCACCCGACCTCGCCGAAGCGACGAATCACGTGCTCGCGACGCTCGGTCTCGACCGCATCAACGAACTCGAAATTCGCCCATTCGTCGGGCACGGGGCGCTGGCGATGATCGAGGGAGCGGTGAAGGCCCATGGCCGGAAGCTGTCGCAGCGGGAACTGCACGACCTCTTCGAGGTCTTCATCGTCTATTATTCCGCACACATCGCAGACTATAGCGTCCCTTATCCGCACGTCATCGCGACGCTCGAGGGGCTCAAGGCCCGGGGGGCTACGCTCGCGGTCTGTACGAACAAGATGGAAGCGCAAGCGCGCGCCGTTCTGAAGACGATGAAGCTCGACCACTATTTTTCGGCTTTGACCGGCCGCGATAGCCTCGGCGCCTATAAGCCCGATCCGCGACACCTGACGGGCACCATCGCGCTGGCTGGCGGGCGGCCAGAGACCAGCATCATGATCGGTGACAGCGAGACGGACATCAAGACGGCGAAAGCCGCTTCGATCCCGGTCGTCGCGGTCAGCTTCGGCTACAGCGTCGATCCCGTCGCGTCGTTCGGGCCTGACGCCATCATCGACGACTACCGCCACCTGCCGCGCGCGATCGAGACGTTTCTCGGCACATCCGTCAGTACATAG
- a CDS encoding NAD+ synthase, translating to MIAPLSLKIALAQLNPIVGDLNGNAERAAAAHARAKELGADVVVFPELFLNGYPPEDLVLKPAFQQATRERLEWLAKSCSDGPAILIGAIWNHEGKVYNAVALLDGGRIQATTLKVDLPNYGVFDEKRVFAAGPMPGPLNVRGVRIGVPICEDIWGSEVVETLAETGAEILVSPNGSPFDWPKPDNRMNVAVARVTESGLPLAYLNQVGGQDELVFDGASFVLNADRSLAIQLPAWREAIVLTEWKKAADGWRCERGDVAKLPAGPASAYQACVLGLRDYVEKNGFPGVVLGLSGGIDSALVAAIAVDALGSARVHAIMLPSKYTSDDSLQDAAACAKALGIRYDKISIEPTVAGLTWSLKDLFAGSNADITEENMQSRVRGTILMAVSNKYGGMVVTTGNKSEMSVGYATLYGDMNGGYNPIKDLYKTEVYDLTRWRNAHVPEGALGPSGVVVPERILTKAPTAELRANQTDQDSLPPYEALDDILRCLVEKEMPVADVIARGHAVETVKKVERLLYLAEYKRRQAAPGVKISARNFGRDRRYPITNKFREDVAQATAAPAIKAGGKGL from the coding sequence ATGATCGCACCGCTCTCACTCAAAATCGCCCTCGCGCAGCTCAATCCCATCGTCGGGGATTTGAACGGCAATGCCGAGCGCGCTGCCGCCGCCCACGCCCGTGCCAAGGAACTTGGCGCCGACGTCGTCGTATTCCCCGAGCTTTTTCTCAACGGCTACCCGCCCGAAGACCTCGTGCTGAAACCCGCGTTTCAGCAAGCGACGCGCGAACGGCTCGAATGGTTGGCCAAGTCCTGCTCCGATGGCCCGGCAATCCTTATCGGCGCGATCTGGAACCACGAAGGGAAGGTCTATAACGCTGTTGCGCTGCTCGATGGCGGCCGCATCCAGGCGACGACGCTGAAAGTCGATCTGCCGAACTACGGCGTCTTCGACGAGAAGCGCGTTTTCGCGGCGGGACCGATGCCGGGTCCGCTGAATGTCCGCGGCGTACGCATCGGCGTGCCGATCTGCGAAGACATCTGGGGCTCAGAGGTCGTCGAGACGCTGGCCGAAACCGGCGCCGAAATCCTCGTGTCGCCCAACGGCTCGCCGTTCGATTGGCCGAAGCCCGATAACCGCATGAACGTCGCCGTCGCACGCGTGACGGAAAGCGGGTTGCCGCTCGCCTATCTCAATCAGGTCGGCGGTCAGGATGAATTGGTATTCGACGGCGCGTCATTCGTCCTCAACGCCGACCGCAGTTTGGCCATCCAGCTTCCCGCGTGGCGCGAAGCGATCGTTCTGACCGAGTGGAAGAAGGCCGCCGACGGTTGGCGGTGCGAGCGGGGAGACGTCGCGAAGCTTCCCGCAGGACCGGCATCCGCCTATCAGGCCTGCGTTCTGGGCCTCCGGGACTACGTCGAGAAGAACGGTTTCCCTGGTGTCGTGCTCGGACTTTCCGGCGGCATCGATTCAGCGCTCGTCGCGGCCATCGCCGTCGATGCGTTGGGGTCCGCACGCGTCCACGCGATCATGCTGCCTTCGAAATATACGTCCGACGATAGCTTGCAAGACGCCGCCGCTTGCGCGAAGGCGCTCGGCATTCGCTACGATAAGATTTCGATCGAACCGACCGTTGCCGGTCTAACCTGGAGTCTCAAGGATCTTTTCGCCGGCAGTAACGCCGATATCACCGAAGAGAACATGCAGAGCCGTGTGCGCGGCACGATCCTGATGGCCGTGTCGAACAAGTACGGCGGCATGGTCGTCACGACCGGCAACAAGAGCGAGATGTCCGTCGGCTATGCGACACTCTACGGCGACATGAACGGCGGCTACAATCCGATCAAGGATCTCTACAAGACCGAGGTCTACGATCTGACGCGCTGGCGCAACGCCCATGTGCCGGAAGGCGCGCTCGGTCCCTCGGGCGTCGTCGTTCCCGAACGCATCCTGACGAAAGCACCGACCGCCGAACTCCGCGCCAACCAGACCGATCAGGATTCGCTTCCGCCTTACGAAGCGCTCGACGACATCCTCAGATGCCTCGTCGAGAAGGAGATGCCGGTCGCCGACGTGATCGCCCGCGGCCATGCCGTCGAAACGGTGAAGAAGGTCGAGCGGCTTCTCTATCTCGCCGAATACAAGCGCCGTCAGGCCGCTCCCGGCGTCAAGATTTCCGCCCGGAACTTCGGCCGCGATCGCCGCTATCCGATCACCAACAAATTCCGCGAGGATGTCGCGCAAGCGACCGCTGCGCCCGCAATCAAAGCCGGCGGCAAGGGCTTGTAG
- a CDS encoding DUF2059 domain-containing protein, with protein MGQTLRIAALCLICFTTAALADNAPPPLDPARVAAARELLEVTGVKKQMAGMIDAMARGFAQGANAGGSEEGKKRSEDFDEGMKKLLDYQEQLITDCANLYAETFTAEELKAVTDFYRSGPGAKFIQKTPELMKKGAEIGLKYSAKIADEMKAGATPQAADQK; from the coding sequence ATGGGGCAAACCCTGCGGATAGCTGCTTTGTGCCTCATCTGCTTCACAACTGCGGCGCTCGCGGATAATGCCCCGCCGCCGCTCGATCCCGCGCGGGTTGCCGCGGCGCGCGAACTGCTCGAAGTCACGGGCGTAAAGAAGCAGATGGCAGGCATGATCGATGCCATGGCGCGCGGCTTCGCCCAAGGCGCCAATGCCGGCGGATCGGAAGAGGGCAAAAAACGTTCCGAAGATTTCGATGAGGGCATGAAGAAGCTCCTCGATTATCAGGAGCAGTTGATCACCGATTGCGCCAACCTTTACGCCGAGACGTTCACGGCCGAAGAATTGAAAGCGGTCACCGATTTCTATCGCTCGGGCCCAGGCGCCAAGTTCATCCAGAAAACGCCGGAGCTGATGAAGAAGGGCGCCGAGATCGGCCTGAAGTACTCAGCCAAGATTGCCGACGAGATGAAGGCGGGCGCAACACCGCAGGCCGCCGATCAGAAATAG
- a CDS encoding DUF2865 domain-containing protein produces MSQGNSINIAARRLLLLATAALLALFLVSEVASAQSWWPFGGGGGDREDSDRGPVPQEPVYRQPPPAQAPPPYPGQQQQYPPQSQYPAQPQYPNSPAAPGAPGAPAAPGAPGVPAQPATNWSAKNPICYQLEQRLVQEGQKSGQSQNDLPRLENEIRQLERVADQTGSQLDRGCYEYFLFTKSLKNTPQCKDLARQSDATKRRLADLDARRRDILGSAGRSYQDDIVRELARNNCGANYVDMARRNRGDSGMWEDEESSGGNVWNPNAANGAQTYRTLCVRLCDGFYFPVSFSTLPSHFSQDADACTSKCAAPTELYYYPNPGGTVEQSVALRSQEPYTRLKFAFRYRKEYVNGCSCKVAEYVPPPEGAPDKKADATTPGSKLPGRRADGAGMTPITTGSTAAKSSVASPAAQAPVAQPGDAGGWQTEAQPQ; encoded by the coding sequence GTGAGCCAAGGGAATTCGATCAATATTGCCGCTCGCCGGTTGCTGCTCTTGGCGACGGCGGCGCTGCTCGCCCTGTTTTTGGTGTCGGAAGTGGCCTCGGCGCAGAGTTGGTGGCCCTTTGGTGGTGGAGGCGGCGACCGTGAGGACAGCGACCGGGGGCCCGTTCCGCAGGAGCCCGTTTACCGGCAGCCGCCACCCGCGCAGGCCCCGCCGCCGTATCCCGGCCAGCAACAGCAGTACCCGCCGCAGTCGCAGTATCCGGCTCAGCCGCAGTATCCGAATTCTCCGGCGGCGCCAGGCGCACCTGGCGCGCCAGCCGCTCCGGGCGCCCCTGGAGTTCCGGCACAGCCAGCCACGAACTGGTCCGCCAAGAACCCGATTTGCTACCAGCTCGAGCAGCGGCTCGTGCAGGAAGGGCAAAAGAGCGGTCAATCGCAGAACGATCTGCCGCGACTCGAAAACGAGATCCGACAGCTCGAACGCGTCGCCGACCAGACCGGCTCGCAGCTCGATCGCGGGTGCTACGAGTATTTCCTGTTCACCAAGTCGCTGAAGAACACGCCGCAGTGCAAAGACCTGGCGCGGCAGTCGGATGCGACGAAGCGGCGGCTCGCCGATCTCGATGCACGGCGGCGGGATATTCTTGGTTCCGCCGGGCGCTCCTATCAGGACGACATCGTCCGCGAGCTTGCGCGCAACAACTGCGGCGCCAACTATGTCGACATGGCGCGCCGAAACCGCGGCGATAGCGGCATGTGGGAAGACGAGGAATCGAGCGGCGGCAACGTGTGGAATCCCAACGCTGCGAACGGGGCGCAGACGTACCGGACGCTTTGCGTTCGCCTTTGCGACGGCTTCTATTTCCCGGTGAGCTTTTCGACGCTGCCGAGCCATTTCTCGCAGGACGCGGATGCGTGCACCTCGAAATGCGCGGCGCCGACCGAGTTGTATTACTATCCAAATCCGGGTGGCACGGTCGAGCAATCCGTGGCGCTCAGATCGCAAGAACCCTACACGCGGCTCAAGTTCGCCTTCCGCTACCGCAAGGAATACGTGAACGGCTGCTCGTGCAAGGTCGCCGAATACGTGCCGCCGCCGGAGGGTGCGCCGGACAAGAAGGCCGATGCGACGACGCCCGGCTCGAAATTGCCTGGGCGCCGTGCCGACGGCGCGGGGATGACCCCGATCACGACCGGTTCGACGGCTGCAAAGTCATCGGTTGCCTCGCCTGCGGCTCAGGCACCTGTTGCTCAGCCCGGCGATGCCGGCGGATGGCAGACCGAGGCCCAGCCGCAGTAG
- a CDS encoding SDR family NAD(P)-dependent oxidoreductase — protein MTRLSGKIAIVTGSGGGIGRAIAERFAVEGAHVWVTDINGETAEETVQYIKSKGGAATAMTVDVSKGQDTTALLRNVEKAHGYADVLVNNAGILVRGEIRQLSDSDWAKLREVNLDAILRLSRDGLPLLRKSQAPSIINISSIMANRGLRPLAAYTATKGAITALTKGLAVEYAPFNVRVNSVAPGYVETGITDRLLKLPPVKKALIDKTPMGRLGRPEDMTGAVVFFASDDSLYCTGSELAVDGGMSAGL, from the coding sequence ATGACGCGGCTCAGCGGAAAGATCGCCATCGTAACGGGCTCGGGCGGCGGCATCGGGCGAGCCATCGCCGAGCGCTTTGCCGTCGAAGGCGCGCATGTCTGGGTTACCGACATCAACGGCGAAACCGCGGAAGAGACGGTTCAATACATCAAGTCGAAGGGCGGCGCCGCAACCGCAATGACCGTCGACGTCTCCAAGGGGCAGGATACGACGGCGCTCCTCCGGAATGTCGAGAAGGCGCATGGATACGCAGACGTCCTCGTAAATAACGCGGGTATTCTCGTTCGCGGCGAAATTCGTCAGTTGTCGGATTCCGATTGGGCCAAGTTGCGCGAGGTCAACCTCGACGCGATTCTGCGGCTATCGCGCGACGGGCTGCCGCTGCTGCGGAAGTCGCAGGCGCCGTCGATCATCAATATCTCGTCCATCATGGCGAACCGGGGTCTGCGTCCGCTCGCGGCCTACACGGCGACCAAGGGCGCGATCACCGCGTTGACCAAGGGGCTCGCCGTCGAATACGCGCCCTTCAACGTTCGCGTGAATTCCGTCGCGCCGGGTTATGTCGAAACCGGCATTACCGACCGCCTCTTGAAGCTGCCGCCCGTGAAGAAGGCCCTCATCGACAAGACGCCGATGGGACGCCTCGGACGCCCCGAAGACATGACCGGGGCTGTGGTCTTTTTTGCCTCCGACGACAGCCTATATTGCACAGGTTCGGAACTGGCCGTCGATGGCGGCATGTCTGCCGGACTTTGA
- the gor gene encoding glutathione-disulfide reductase, translating to MTNFDFDLFVIGAGSGGVRAARIAASYGARVAVAEEYRVGGTCVIRGCVPKKLLVYASRFADEFEDAAGFGWTVSETFDWASLIRAKDKEISRLEAAYRATLQKFKVEVFAERATLLSANEVRLATSGRIVTAKTILVATGGHPNIDPKLPGVEHVITSNEAFNLKELPRRIVIAGGGYIAVEFASIFHGLGSEVTLIYRGDKFLRGFDEDLRDALAAAMTARGIRIINGQVFTKIAKTASGLAGTITGGETLEADQIMFAIGRSPNTKNLGLEALGVHLDPAGAVVVDNASQTTVPSIYAVGDVTNRVNLTPVAIREGHAFADTLFGKKPWMVDYTTIPTAVFSTPEIGTVGFTEQEARAQYSDVHIYKGSFRPMKAIMAGRDEKMLVKIVVEGATDRVVGVHVFGPDAAEIVQMAAVAVRMRACKADFDQTMALHPSAAEELVTLREKWIAPGEAAG from the coding sequence ATGACAAACTTTGATTTTGATCTCTTCGTCATCGGCGCTGGCTCCGGTGGCGTCAGGGCTGCCCGCATTGCGGCAAGCTATGGCGCTAGGGTCGCCGTCGCCGAGGAGTATCGGGTCGGCGGCACCTGCGTCATCCGCGGTTGCGTTCCCAAAAAGCTTCTCGTCTACGCCAGCCGCTTTGCCGATGAATTCGAAGATGCCGCGGGCTTCGGCTGGACCGTCAGCGAGACGTTCGACTGGGCGTCCCTGATACGCGCGAAAGACAAGGAAATATCGCGTCTCGAAGCTGCCTATCGCGCCACGCTCCAAAAATTCAAAGTGGAGGTCTTTGCCGAAAGAGCAACGCTTCTCTCGGCCAACGAAGTTCGTCTCGCGACGTCGGGGCGGATCGTCACTGCGAAGACGATTTTGGTGGCGACCGGCGGACATCCCAACATCGATCCCAAGCTGCCGGGCGTCGAGCACGTCATAACGTCCAATGAAGCGTTCAATCTGAAAGAACTGCCGCGCCGCATCGTCATCGCGGGCGGGGGATATATCGCCGTCGAGTTCGCCTCGATCTTCCATGGCCTGGGCTCCGAGGTGACGCTGATCTATCGGGGCGATAAATTCCTTCGCGGCTTCGACGAGGATTTGCGCGACGCGCTCGCCGCCGCAATGACGGCGCGGGGCATCCGCATCATCAACGGGCAGGTGTTCACGAAGATCGCGAAGACGGCATCCGGCCTCGCCGGCACGATCACCGGAGGCGAGACGCTCGAAGCCGATCAGATCATGTTCGCAATCGGCCGCTCTCCCAATACGAAAAATCTCGGCCTCGAAGCCCTCGGCGTCCATCTCGATCCGGCAGGCGCCGTCGTCGTCGACAACGCCTCGCAGACGACGGTGCCGTCGATCTACGCCGTCGGCGATGTCACCAATCGCGTGAACCTGACGCCGGTTGCGATCCGCGAAGGCCATGCGTTCGCCGACACGCTATTCGGCAAGAAACCGTGGATGGTCGACTACACCACGATCCCGACCGCCGTCTTCTCGACGCCCGAGATCGGCACCGTCGGCTTCACCGAGCAGGAAGCCCGCGCCCAATATAGCGACGTGCATATCTACAAAGGGAGCTTCCGGCCGATGAAGGCCATCATGGCCGGCCGGGATGAGAAAATGCTCGTGAAGATTGTTGTCGAGGGCGCGACGGACCGCGTCGTCGGCGTCCACGTCTTCGGGCCGGATGCGGCCGAAATCGTTCAGATGGCGGCAGTTGCCGTCCGCATGCGCGCCTGCAAGGCCGATTTCGACCAGACGATGGCCTTGCATCCATCCGCCGCAGAGGAACTGGTCACGCTTCGCGAGAAATGGATCGCACCTGGCGAAGCTGCCGGTTGA
- the rpiA gene encoding ribose-5-phosphate isomerase RpiA, protein MSNDDWKRQAAEQALTYVEDGMKLGLGTGSTAAKFVDLLGAKVKSGLKVVCVPTSEATRAQAAALGIPLTTLDETPELDLTIDGADEIDSELRLIKGGGGALLREKIVAVASDRVVIIADNSKRVENLGLFPLPLEVVPFGLAATQNLIVKLAADCGCEGEVKLRVGTNGKPFVTDNGNHILDCAFGLIDDPEALDDALKLVPGIVESGLFLGIADVGIVAGPKGVEVLSGIETDFEEDF, encoded by the coding sequence ATGAGCAATGACGATTGGAAGCGACAAGCCGCCGAACAGGCGCTGACGTACGTTGAAGACGGTATGAAGCTTGGCCTCGGCACGGGCTCGACAGCAGCAAAATTCGTCGATCTTCTCGGCGCCAAAGTGAAAAGCGGCCTCAAGGTCGTTTGCGTGCCGACCTCGGAAGCGACGCGCGCTCAGGCGGCGGCGCTGGGCATCCCGCTGACGACGCTCGACGAGACGCCGGAACTCGATTTGACGATCGACGGCGCCGACGAAATTGATTCGGAACTGCGGCTCATCAAGGGCGGCGGCGGCGCACTCCTCCGGGAAAAAATCGTGGCGGTCGCCTCCGATCGCGTCGTCATCATTGCCGACAACTCAAAGCGCGTCGAAAATCTCGGCCTTTTCCCGCTACCGCTCGAAGTCGTACCGTTCGGACTGGCGGCGACACAGAACTTGATCGTCAAGCTTGCAGCCGATTGTGGATGCGAAGGCGAGGTGAAGCTGCGCGTTGGCACGAACGGCAAGCCATTCGTAACCGACAATGGCAATCATATCCTCGATTGCGCCTTTGGCTTGATTGACGATCCGGAAGCCCTGGACGACGCTCTGAAGCTTGTGCCGGGCATCGTCGAATCCGGCCTGTTTTTGGGAATTGCGGACGTCGGGATCGTTGCGGGGCCAAAAGGCGTTGAAGTGCTCTCCGGCATTGAAACCGATTTTGAAGAGGACTTCTGA
- a CDS encoding DsrE/DsrF/DrsH-like family protein, whose amino-acid sequence MPQKLIIVLANADLRSGESLSAPLFQASVAAGMDYHVEVICTGTAATLLKTGVADGIRLKPDEARSIYDFIKEAHAAGVRFFCFSPGLDVCAMRKEDVIPECSGVIGAAHFIEEIMSSDCRVLTY is encoded by the coding sequence ATGCCGCAGAAGCTCATCATCGTCCTGGCGAACGCCGATCTGCGAAGCGGCGAAAGCTTGAGCGCACCGCTCTTCCAGGCGTCCGTCGCCGCCGGAATGGACTATCACGTCGAGGTCATCTGCACGGGTACCGCGGCGACGTTGCTGAAGACCGGCGTCGCGGACGGCATCCGGCTGAAACCCGACGAAGCGCGCTCGATCTATGATTTCATCAAGGAAGCGCACGCAGCGGGCGTCAGGTTCTTCTGCTTCTCGCCGGGGCTGGATGTCTGCGCCATGCGCAAGGAAGACGTGATCCCCGAATGCAGCGGCGTCATCGGTGCCGCGCATTTCATCGAGGAAATCATGTCGAGCGACTGCCGGGTTCTGACATACTGA
- a CDS encoding class II 3-deoxy-7-phosphoheptulonate synthase: MASNAPLEKWSPDSWRNKPIMQVPDYPDAKALADAEAKLATFPPLVFAGEARELKKQLAVIASGTGFLLQGGDCAESFAEHRADNIRDFFRVFLQMAVVLTYAGGEPVTKLGRIAGQFAKPRSAPTEKKNGLELPSYRGDIINGPEFTAEARIPDPVRQLEAYRQSAATLNLIRAFATGGYADLERVHQWNMGFVKDSPQGHHYQEIADRISETLQFMRACGITSDNTPQLRTTSFYTSHEALLLGYEEALTRKDSTSGDWYATSGHMIWIGDRTRQPDHAHIEYCRGIKNPIGLKCGPSLDADGLLRLIDLLNPKDEPGRLTLICRFGYDKVEAHLPKLIRAVKKAGRSVVWSCDPMHGNTISAVNGYKTRPFDRILKESLSFFEVHRAEGTHAGGIHVEMTGQNVTECTGGATAISEQDLSDRYHTHCDPRLNADQALELAFLVAEQLKKERDAEGRPEPKTLIA; the protein is encoded by the coding sequence ATGGCGTCGAACGCCCCACTCGAAAAATGGTCGCCGGACAGCTGGCGCAATAAGCCCATCATGCAGGTCCCGGATTATCCGGATGCCAAGGCTTTGGCCGATGCGGAAGCAAAGCTCGCGACGTTCCCTCCGCTGGTTTTTGCAGGTGAAGCGCGGGAGCTGAAAAAGCAGCTCGCGGTCATTGCGTCCGGCACCGGTTTTCTGCTTCAGGGCGGCGATTGCGCCGAGAGCTTCGCCGAGCACCGCGCCGACAATATCCGCGACTTCTTCCGCGTCTTTCTGCAGATGGCGGTCGTGCTGACCTATGCCGGTGGCGAGCCCGTCACGAAGCTTGGGCGCATCGCCGGGCAGTTCGCGAAGCCGCGTTCCGCGCCGACCGAAAAGAAGAACGGTCTGGAGCTGCCGAGCTATCGTGGCGACATCATCAACGGGCCGGAGTTCACGGCGGAAGCCCGCATCCCCGATCCCGTTCGCCAGCTCGAAGCCTATCGCCAGTCCGCGGCGACGCTGAACCTGATCCGCGCCTTCGCAACAGGCGGCTATGCCGACCTCGAGCGCGTGCACCAGTGGAACATGGGCTTCGTGAAGGATAGCCCGCAGGGCCATCACTATCAGGAGATCGCCGACCGCATCTCCGAGACGCTGCAGTTCATGCGCGCCTGTGGGATCACGTCCGACAACACACCGCAACTTCGCACGACGAGCTTCTACACGAGCCACGAAGCACTGCTTCTCGGCTACGAGGAAGCTCTGACGCGGAAGGATTCGACGAGCGGCGATTGGTACGCGACGAGCGGGCACATGATCTGGATCGGCGACAGAACGCGCCAACCCGATCACGCTCACATCGAGTACTGCCGTGGCATCAAGAATCCGATCGGCCTGAAGTGCGGACCGTCCCTCGACGCCGACGGTTTGCTGCGCCTGATCGACCTTCTGAACCCGAAGGACGAGCCCGGCCGCCTGACGCTCATCTGCCGCTTCGGCTATGACAAGGTGGAAGCGCATCTGCCGAAGCTCATTCGCGCGGTGAAGAAGGCCGGTCGTTCCGTCGTCTGGTCTTGCGACCCGATGCACGGCAACACGATCTCCGCCGTCAACGGTTACAAGACGCGCCCCTTCGATCGCATCCTGAAGGAAAGCCTGTCGTTCTTCGAAGTCCACCGGGCCGAGGGAACGCATGCGGGCGGCATTCACGTCGAGATGACCGGGCAGAACGTCACCGAATGCACCGGCGGCGCAACGGCGATTTCCGAGCAGGATCTTTCCGACCGCTACCATACCCACTGCGATCCGCGCCTCAACGCCGACCAGGCTTTGGAGCTTGCCTTCCTCGTTGCTGAGCAATTGAAGAAAGAGCGAGACGCCGAGGGTCGGCCCGAGCCTAAAACGCTGATTGCATAG